GATTAAAGATGATTCAAAATTCACAGACGATCTTGGCGCTGATTCACTCGATACAGTTGAATTGATCATGGAGTTTGAAAACAAATTCGGTATTCAAATTCCTGACGAAGACGCTGAAAAAATCAGCAACGTTCAAGACGCGATCAACTACATTGTAGAAAAGAAAAAATAGTAACCGGTAATTTTCCGGTTCTTTCCCATGAGATGCGCTGCAAAAAGTCGTTCCAATCAAGAGCTTTTTGCAGCAATTTATTTTCTATAAGAGACCCAATTTTGTTTGCTGAAAAAAGAACAGCGTACAAGGTTGGGTCTATTGATTAAAAATTCACATGAAAGAACAAAACAAGAAAATCGTTATTACCGGCATTGGTGCGCTCACTCCGATTGGGATCGGCAAAGACGAGTTTTGGAGTGGCATGATGGACGGCAAAAGCGGCGCCGGCATGATTACGCACTTCGATGCCACGGATTTCAATACCCGTTTTGCCTGTGAATTAAAGAATTTCAACGTTGCGGATTTCATCGATGCCAAATCAGCCCGCCGGATGGACCCATTCTGCCAATATGGTGTTGCTGCTGCGGATATGGCCATTAAGGACTCGGGCGTTGACTTAAAATCACTTGACCTAACGCGTTTTGGT
Above is a window of Chloroherpeton thalassium ATCC 35110 DNA encoding:
- a CDS encoding acyl carrier protein, which produces MTVDEVKGQVYDIIVTKMGVGKEQIKDDSKFTDDLGADSLDTVELIMEFENKFGIQIPDEDAEKISNVQDAINYIVEKKK